A region of Vicia villosa cultivar HV-30 ecotype Madison, WI unplaced genomic scaffold, Vvil1.0 ctg.000726F_1_1, whole genome shotgun sequence DNA encodes the following proteins:
- the LOC131630710 gene encoding uncharacterized protein LOC131630710 has translation MKPVWMTLQPKENFGPKAPLTTHAQTHYLSQLLQLIPKILLPPLNRIPYPHTSPTSKPNILPPLVRTPKTNVVVRHIHPTELRDCRAKGLCFRCDEKWNPSHCCSRKVLILLGDEYEEPDLEPEDHPPDEISALTVCTETIITGVPGVRLRCSNNLRKAKRKSYNSYVGVEVRIGL, from the exons ATGAAGCCCGTTTGGATGACACTCCAACCCAAGGAAAATTTTGGTCCAAAGGCCCCACTCACAACCCATGCCCAAACACATTATCTATCCCAACTTCTACAACTAATTCCCAAAATACTTCTCCCACCCCTAAACCGAATACCCTACCCCCATACTTCTCCCACCTCTAAACCAAATATCCTACCCCCATTAGTACGCACGCCTAAAACCAATGTTGTTGTTCGTCACATACATCCGACTGAACTCCGGGATTGCCGTGCCAAGGGGTTATGTTTCAGATGCGATGAAAAATGGAATCCATCCCATTGTTGCAGTAGAAAGGTTCTTATCCTCTTGGGTGATGAATACGAGGAACCAGATCTAGAGCCCGAGGACCACCCACCGGATGAAATTTCAG ctttaacagtctgcacggaaacgatcataactggagttccaggagtccgattgaggtgTTCTAATAATctacggaaagctaagagaaagagctacaattcttatgttggagtcgaagtcagaatcggactgtag